In the Sarcophilus harrisii chromosome 1, mSarHar1.11, whole genome shotgun sequence genome, one interval contains:
- the MEX3C gene encoding RNA-binding E3 ubiquitin-protein ligase MEX3C yields the protein MPSGSSAALALAAAPAPLPQPQPPPPPPPPPLPPPPPGGPEPERDGLLLRERLAALGLDDPRQADTTDPSLRAAVAAAQAQARRMVGLSPEERAHPGRPGAPETAELELELEEEEEAEVDGDLLEEEELEEEDEEEEDQDRPPLLLLSPPAAAASQSHPISGGSLGSVLLPAPGFDAREAAAAAAAAGVLYGGDDPQGMMAAMLSHAYGPGGCGGAAAAAAAAAALNGEQAALLRRKSVNTTECVPVPSSEHVAEIVGRQGCKIKALRAKTNTYIKTPVRGEEPIFVVTGRKEDVAMAKREILSAAEHFSMIRASRNKNGPALGGLPCTPNLPGQTTVQVRVPYRVVGLVVGPKGATIKRIQQQTHTYIVTPSRDKEPVFEVTGMPENVDRAREEIEMHIAMRTGNYIELNEENDFHYNGTDVSFEGGTLSSAWLSSNPVPPSRTRMISNYRNDSSSSLGSGSTDSYFGSNRLADFSPTSPFSTGNFWFGETLPSVGSEDLAVDSPAFDSLPTSSQTIWTPFEPVNPLSGFGGDPSGNMKTQRRGSQPSTPRLSPTFPEGIEHPLARRVRSDPPSTGNHVGLPIYIPAFSNGTNSYSSSNGGSTSSSPPESRRKHDCVICFENEVIAALVPCGHNLFCMECANKICEKRTPSCPVCQTAVTQAIQIHS from the exons atGCCGAGCGGCAGCTCCGCGGCCCTGGCCCTGGCGGCGGCCCCGGCCCCCCTGCCGCAGCCTCAGCCGCCGCCCCCGCCTCCCCCCCCGCCGCTACCGCCGCCGCCCCCCGGAGGTCCGGAGCCCGAGCGGGACGGGCTCCTGCTGCGGGAGCGCCTGGCCGCGCTAGGCCTCGACGACCCTCGCCAGGCGGACACCACCGACCCGTCGCTCCGGGCCGCGGTGGCGGCGGCTCAAGCTCAGGCCCGGAGGATGGTGGGGCTGTCCCCGGAGGAGCGGGCTCACCCCGGCCGGCCCGGGGCCCCGGAGACGGcggagctggagctggagctagaggaggaggaggaagcagagGTGGACGGGGACCtgctggaggaggaggagctggaagaggaggacgaggaggaggaggaccagGACcggccgccgctgctgctgctttcgccgcccgccgccgccgcctcccaaAGCCATCCAATTTCGGGCGGGTCCCTGGGCTCGGTGCTGCTCCCTGCCCCAGGCTTCGACGCtcgggaggcggcggcggcggcggcggcggccggggTGCTGTACGGAGGGGACGATCCCCAAGGCATGATGGCGGCGATGCTGTCCCACGCCTACGGCCCCGGCGGCTGCGGGGGGGCGGCGGCCGCAGCGGCGGCAGCGGCCGCGCTGAACGGGGAGCAGGCGGCTCTCCTCCGGAGAAAGAGCGTCAACACCACTGAGTGCGTCCCGGTGCCCAGCTCCGAGCACGTCGCCGAGATCGTCGGTCGCCAGG GTTGTAAAATTAAAGCACTAAGGGCCAAGACAAATACATATATCAAAACACCTGTTCGTGGTGAAGAACCTATTTTTGTTGTCACTGGACGGAAAGAAGATGTAGCCATGGCTAAAAGGGAAATTCTCTCAGCTGCTGAGCACTTCTCCATGATTCGAGCATCTCGTAACAAAAATGGTCCTGCACTGGGGGGGTTGCCATGCACACCCAACTTGCCAGGTCAGACCACAGTCCAAGTCAGGGTACCTTACCGTGTTGTAGGACTGGTGGTTGGACCCAAAGGAGCAACAATTAAAAGGATTCAGCAGCAGACCCACACATATATAGTTACTCCAAGCAGAGATAAGGAGCCTGTCTTTGAGGTGACAGGTATGCCTGAAAATGTAGACCGAGCAcgtgaagaaatagaaatgcatATTGCCATGCGTACTGGAAACTACATTgagctaaatgaagaaaatgatttccaTTACAATGGTACAGATGTGAGCTTTGAAGGGGGAACCCTTAGCTCAGCATGGCTTTCTTCCAATCCAGTTCCTCCTAGCCGCACCAGAATGATATCCAATTATCGAAATGATAGCTCCAGTTCTTTGGGAAGTGGTTCTACCGATTCTTACTTTGGAAGCAATAGGTTGGCTGACTTCAGTCCAACAAGCCCATTCAGCACAGGAAATTTTTGGTTTGGAGAAACACTACCATCTGTGGGCTCAGAAGATCTTGCAGTTGATTCTCCTGCCTTTGACTCTTTACCAACATCCTCCCAAACTATCTGGACTCCTTTTGAACCAGTTAACCCACTCTCTGGTTTTGGTGGTGACCCTTCTGGTAACATGAAGACTCAGCGTAGAGGAAGTCAGCCATCAACTCCTCGACTCTCTCCCACATTTCCTGAAGGCATAGAACATCCACTTGCTCGGAGGGTTAGGAGTGACCCACCTAGTACAGGCAACCATGTTGGCCTTCCAATATATATCCCTGCTTTTTCTAATGGTACCAACAGTTACTCCTCTTCCAATGGTGGTTCCACATCTAGTTCACCTCCAGAATCAAGACGAAAGCACGACTGTGTGATTTGCTTTGAGAATGAAGTTATTGCTGCCCTAGTTCCATGTGGCCACAACCTCTTCTGCATGGAATGTGCCAACAAGATCTGTGAAAAGAGAACGCCATCATGTCCAGTTTGCCAGACAGCTGTTACTCAGGCAATCCAAATTcactcttaa